Genomic DNA from Desulfonema ishimotonii:
GCAATACACTGAAATCCCCCTTTAAAAAAGGGGGACTTTTTTCGAAAGGCTCCCCTTAACTTAATGGCATTGACGCTCTGCGTGGGAATGCCCAACATGCCGCTCTGCGTCCGTTTCGACTGGAATGCCGTTATACCGATTCCATGTTGAAAGTTATCATTGAAAAGAGATGTCTGAGCCTTTGAAAAAAAGCGTTGGTATTTATTTTAATGCGACATTTCAACTGTGAATCGGTATTACTATCCGGTTATCACCGATACGTCAGCAAAGTCTCATTCCCTGCCATTCTGAGGTGTGAAATATCGTTAAATCCGGCCAGGGCGATGTTGCCGTCCCTATATTTCATGCGCGTTACCGAGGCATTCATCACCTGCCATGAGAGTTCCATTGTTTTCTCATCCGACAGATCCAGGGCCCGCTGAACCATCACGGAAATCGGTCCGCCCGAGGTGAAGACCGCAATCCGGCTGCCGGAGCCGTGTCTTTCCATAAGCGCATACAGCCCGTCCGTCACGCGGGATTTGAAATCCGCCCACCGGGGTTCCCCGTCTCTGTCGTATTTCCCGGATATCCAGCGGAACATGATGCGCCCGAATATCTTCTGAAATGCTTTGGGATCGGCCCGGATCTGTTCCATCTCACTTTCAAGCGAAGGCTCTTCCTTGATCA
This window encodes:
- a CDS encoding histidine phosphatase family protein codes for the protein MSTLYLIRHGQASFGEKNYDRLSDIGHRQAKILGEHLLLFGQSFDAIYHGRLDRQRQTAENVMACYEKSGRKMARPAVSEAFDEYNAFAVWKAYMPRLIKEEPSLESEMEQIRADPKAFQKIFGRIMFRWISGKYDRDGEPRWADFKSRVTDGLYALMERHGSGSRIAVFTSGGPISVMVQRALDLSDEKTMELSWQVMNASVTRMKYRDGNIALAGFNDISHLRMAGNETLLTYR